Part of the Vagococcus teuberi genome, AGAGACAAAACAACTAGGAGAATCACTTTTGACACCAAGCCATGTGAGTGCACGAATAGATACACGAGTCATTGCAAGAGATGAAGCGATTAACGTGTTGCGAGAGGAAGGATTAGAAGTAGAGGAAAGTCAGATTTCACCTTATGGAGTGGTTGCTGAAAAAGGATTTTTAGCAAGTAGCTCATTGTTTAAAGAAGGAAAAATGACCATTCAAGATGAAAGTTCTATGTTAGTGGCACCAAGTATGCAAATCAATGTAAATGATACTGTGCTAGATGCCTGTGCAGCACCTGGTGGGAAAACAACACACATCGCCACTTTCTTAGAAGCGGATAAAGGTGGTAAAGTGATTTCATTAGACATCCATCAACATAAAATAAAATTGATCGAGTTAAATGCAGAAAGATTACATGTTGAAGATGTTGTTGAGGCGATATTACTAGATGCAAGAGAAGTGAAAAATAACTTTCCAGATGATTGTTTTGACCGAGTGCTAATTGATGCACCGTGTTCAGGTTTAGGATTATTACGTCGAAAACCAGATATTAAATATCATAAAACTCCTGAAGATTTTATGAACTTGCAACGGATTCAATTAGAAATTTTAGAAAGTATTGTGTCAAAAGTATCACAATGCGGTATAATTACGTATAGTACATGTACGTTAACTCATGAAGAAAATAAAGATGTGGTAGAGAAGTTTTTAAACAAACACCCTGAATTTGAGTTGATAGATGTCTCTGGATCAGAGGAACTAGAAAAAAGTTATCACCAGAAACAGTTACAATTATACCCACATCATTACCATACAGATGGATTTTTCATCAGTTGTTTCAAACGAAAAACATAGATTAAGGGAGTGTAAACATGCAAATTGAATTCCAAACGAGTGTAGGACGTAAGAGAAAAAATAATCAAGATACTGTTGGTGTCTATAAAAATAAAAAAAATATTACGTTAGCTATTGTAGCTGACGGAATGGGTGGACATCAAGCTGGAGACACAGCAAGTTATCTTGCTGTTACTGGATTAGGCGAAGTTTGGGAAGAAACCATGTTAACTCAAAAAGATGATGTGTGTGATTGGTTAGTCGATCATATACAAGAAGAAAATGCACGAATTTTTGATCAAGGAAGTATAAACCCAGAGATGTTTGGTATGGGGACAACCATCGTTTCCACGGTTATTTTAGAAGATGAATTAATTTTAGCGCATGTGGGCGATAGCCGGGCTTATATTGTTCGTGATGAGGAAATTAAGCAATTAACAGATGATCATTCATTAGTGAATGAATTGATAAAAACAGGTGAAATTTCAGCAGAAATGGCACAAAATCATCCTAAGAAAAATATTTTGGTTCGTTCAATCGGCGTACCAGGTGAAGTGGAAGTAGATATTTCTCTTATCTCATTTAAGCCACAGGACATGATTTTACTATGCTCTGATGGATTGACAAATATGTTAACCGATGACGAAATTAAAGAAGTTATGTTGACGGATTCACTATTAAAAAATCGAGTGGAAAAATTGATAGAACTGGCTAATATAGCAGGTGGAACAGATAACATTACGGTGTTAATAATCGATTTTGACGATGACTTACAGGAGGATACACCATGATAAACATAGGAACAAAAATAGGGGGACGCTATGAAATAATTGGTAATATTGGTAGCGGTGGTATGGCAAATGTTTATTTGGCTCGAGATCTGATTTTGAATCGTGAAGTTGCAATTAAAGTATTGCGTTTTGATTTTCAAGATGACCAAAATGCAATTCGACGTTTTCAACGTGAAGCACTAGCAGCAACAGAAATGGTTCATCCCAATATTGTGAGTGTTTATGATGTTGGTGAAGAAAATGGCATGCAGTATATTGTCATGGAATATGTTCGAGGAACAGATTTAAAACACTATATTCGTAACTATTCCCCAATCCCATTAGATACGGTTGTTTATATGATGGAACAAATTTTGTCAGCTGTTTCACTTGCCCATGAACATGGCATTATTCACCGAGATTTGAAGCCGCAAAATATTTTAGTTGATGAACAAGGCAATGTGAAAATTACTGATTTTGGTATTGCAATCGCGTTATCTGAGACATCTTTAACTCAAACTAATACACTGCTTGGTTCTGTTCATTATTTATCACCAGAACAAGCAAGAGGTGGTATGTCGACTAGGCAATCAGATATTTATGCTTTAGGGATTATTCTCTATGAGTTGTTAACAGGACAGGTGCCCTTTGAAGGAGAATCAGCTGTTTCAATCGCATTGAAACACTTCCAAAAAGATGTGCCATCAGTCCGTCAATATAATCCAAGTATTCCTCAGGCATTAGAAAATGTTGTGCTTCATGCAACAGCGAAAGAAGTGTCTGATCGATACAAAACAGTCAATGACATGTATTCAGATTTGAGTACTTCTCTAAGCCCTGAAAGAGCAAATGAACCAGTTTACGCACCAAGTTCTATGACAGATGAGACAATCATGTTAACTCCTGTTAAAGAACCTGAACCAGTCGTATCAAAAATGCCATTAGAAGAATCTGATTTGGATTTACATAGTCAAAATGATGAAACATCAAATGACAAACCTCGATCGAAAAAAAGAGGAAAGGCAATTGCTGCTATTCTTGGTATACTAGTTGTGATAGGTATTGGATTATTCGCATTAGGAACTAAGCAAGATGAGGTGACTATTCCTAATATAGAAAACATGCCACAGTCTGAAGCGATTAAGGCATTAGAAGCAAAGAAAATTAAAGTTAATCCTAAAATAGAGACAATTTCTGATGATAAAATAGAAGAAGGACGTGTTGTTAAAACACAACCACCTATTGGATCTAAAATCAAGCAAAAGGGAGAAATTGTTCTGTATATCAGTTCGGGTAAAAAATCTGTCTCGATGATGGATGTTGAGGGAATGTCAAAAAATGAAGCAAAACAAGCGCTAATAAAATTTGGATTTAAAGAAAATAACATTAGTGAAAAACAGGAAGCTTCTAGTGATGTCGAAAAAGATAATGTTATGTCACAAAGTATTCAACCTGGAACAGAAATTGTTCCTGAAAATGAAAAAATTACATTAACTATTAGTAAAGGTCCGGATAGCTTTTCGCTTGCTTATTTGACAGGATACACACGAGACCAAGTAGCTAGATATATTGATAGTGAAGGATTGTTATTACGAAGTGAAGGACAGGATTATAGTTCCTCTGTTCCACAAGGACAAGTTCTATACACAACACCCGCTGGAGGAACACCAGTTAAAAAAGGTGATTATATTACAGTAGTTTATTCATTAGGACCTGAACCTGTGAAAACTGAACCAAGTAGTTCAACAGAACATTCAAGCGACACAACAGATTCTACTGAAACGACACAACATTCTGGAGACGGAAATCAAACTAATCAAAATCAAGGAAACCAAAATAATAATCAACAAAATCAAAATAATGGAAATACCAAGCCAAGTCAAAGTGAACCAAAAGAGAAAAAAGAATAGATATTTAGAATGATTAAAAAGTGATTATTGATATCGTAGTAATGATGTCGATAATTGCTTTTTTGTATTTGTGTAATGTATGTTCTGTCTATATAAGTCTGTATAAAAAAAGAAAAAGGGTGTAAAAATATGGTACAATAACACATAGAATAATGTGATTATCAAAGGAGGAAGTAAATGCCTAAAGGACAAATCTGTAAAGCGTTAAGTGGTTTTTATTACATTGACTATAAAGGCAAGCGTTATCAAACACGAGCGCGAGGGAATTTTAGAAATCGAAATATTACACCACTTGTTGGTGATTGGGTAGAATTTGAAAGTACAAATGAAACAGATGGCTATATTTTAGATGTTTATGAACGAAAAAATGATTTAGTTAGACCACCTGTTGCTAACATTGATCAAGGTGTCGTTGTATCGAGCTGTGTGGAACCTAATTTTTCTACTAATCTATTGGATCGATTTTTGGTTACGTTATCTGAAAAAGATATTGCGCCTATTATTTATGTTACGAAGATGGACTTAGCTAGTGATGATGTGAAGCAAGAGATGATAGAAATCCAGAAAGACTATGAACAGATTGGTTACCCTGTTTTACTTGCAGAGAAAGAATCTTTAGAAGATTTAACAGATTTTTTTAAAGATAAGTTAACGGTGTTTATGGGACAATCAGGGGCAGGTAAGTCAACTTTGTTAAATCAATTATCACCAGATTTATCATTAAAAGTAGGAGAGATTTCCGAAAGTTTGGGACGAGGTCGCCATACAACGAGACATGTTGAACTGATTGATTTATTTGACGGATTAGTAGCAGATACTCCTGGTTTTAGTTCGATTGATTTCTTAGAAATGACATTAGATGAATTGCCGAAACGTTTTCCAGAATTTGTTGAAGCGTCGGTTTACTGTAAATTTAGAGAATGCAAACATCGTCATGAACCAAAATGTGAAGTGAAGAGAAAAGTTGAAACTGGTGAAATATTAGCTAGTCGATATGATCACTATTTACAATTTTATGATGAGATTAATAACCGAAAACCAGTATATAAAAAAAATAAATAAAAGTGAGGAAAAACTATGGTAAAGATAGCACCATCAATATTAAGCGCAGATTTTTCAAAATTGGGAGAAGATGTTAAACGTGTTGATAAAGCTGGAGCAGATTATATTCACATTGATGTAATGGATGGACAATTTGTTCCAAATATTACGTTCGGTCCAGCACTTATTTCATCTATTCGTCCTATGACTGATTTAATTTTTGATGTTCACTTGATGATAGTAGATCCGGAACGTTTTATTGATGAGTTTGTAAAAGCTGGTTCTGATATTATTACAGTTCATGCTGAAAGTACGACTCATTTACACCGTGTCATTCAACAAATTAAAGCGAGTGGCGTAAAAGCTGGAGTTGTCATTAATCCAGGAACACCAGTTGAAGTGATTAAACCTGTTTTATCAATGGTTGATTTAGTCTTAGTGATGACAGTTAATCCAGGATTTGGTGGTCAAAAATTCATCTTAGAATGTTTAGATAAAGTAAGTGAACTAGCAGAGTTACGACAAGCTAATGGATACACTTATGAAATTGAAGTTGACGGTGGCGTGGATGATAAGACTGCAAAAGAATGTGTCAAAGCAGGAGCAGATGTGTTAGTGGCCGGATCATATGTTTATAAATATGATGATGTCGCTGAGCCGATTAAAAAATTAAAAGAAGCAGGTAAGTAATGAAAAAGTCGGTTATTGTGTTGGCCGGTAGTGATAAATCATTATGGCCAAGCATGGATATATTTGATGAAGCAAGTCATATTATTGGGGTTGATAGGGGAGCTTACGAAGGTGTTCGTCATGGCTTATCTGTTGATGTGGCGGTAGGTGATTTTGACTCACTAAGTTCTGAAGAACTTTCTTATGTTAAAGAACATGTAGAAAAAGTGACACAATACCCAGCTGAAAAAGATGAAACGGATACTGAAATTGGTATTTCTGTCGCTAGTGAACTATCAGAAGACGCTAAAATCATCCTAATAGGTGGCACTGGTGGGCGAATAGATCATTTTCTAGCTAATCTATGGTTGCCATTGCAAGATCGCTTTAAATCAGTCACTACAAGGCTTGTGATAAAAGACAATCAAAATACGATTTCTTATTTTCTGCCAGGAGATTATACTCTTGAAAAAGAGCCAGATAAAAAATATTTAGCATATGTTTGTTTAACACCTATGACACATTTATCTTTATATGATGCGAAGTATCGTTTAGATGATGTTGATGTGATGCAACCAACTTCCTATGCAAGTAATGAATTCGTTGGTAAAACGACAAGGTTTTCGTTTTCAAGTGGCATCATGTGTGTCATTCAATCTAAAGACAAATAAAAAAAGCAGCCTCTAGTTAGGTTGCTTTTTTAATATCTATTTTATTAAACGCGTTCAACTTTACCAGATTTCAAAGCACGAGCAGAAACCCAAACTTTTTTTGGTTTACCGTCAACTAAAATACGAACTTTTTGAAGATTAGCTCCCCAAGTACGTTTAGATGCGTTCATTGCGTGAGAACGGTTGTTACCAGTTCTTGCTTTACGACCAGTTATATAACATTGTTTTGCCATGATATTCCCTCCTTTGCTTTGCTGGCATTTTTACGATTCTATTAATCATACTAAAATAATTTATCATAAAAAGAAACAAAAAGCAATAAAAAATATGATAAAGTTACAATAAGAGTGATGTTATAAGCGTTTAAAGATAATTATTCTTTAATAAAAATCGTCTTTATGATAAACTAAAGAATGATAATGGGTAATACTGACTTTGAGGAGGTAGTAAAATGGCTGTAAAAATTAAAACACAAGCTGGAACCATTGAAATTTCAAATGATGTTATAGCAACAGTTGTCGGTGGTGCTGCCACAGATATTTACGGGATCGTTGGTATGGCAAGCAAAAATCAAATTAAAGACAATTTAAATGATATTTTAGGTAAAGAAAACTATTCTCGTGGGGTAGTAGTACGCCAAGAAGAAAACGGTGTAGCAGTAGATGTGTACATTATGGTAAGCTACGGAACAAAAATTTCTGAAGTAAGTCGTAATGTGCAAGAAAAAGTCAAATACAATCTTGAAACAATGCTTGGCGTTGTTGCAAATTCAGTAAATGTTTTTATCCAAGGCGTGCGTGTGCAACCTGAATAAAATCATGTGCTATTAAGTGTTAAACATACGAGGAGGAACATTTTAGTGGAACTAAAAGCAATCAACGGAGGGCAATTTCAAGCAATGGTACAAGTCGGCGCCAACAGACTGAACCAAAACGCAGAATTTGTCAATTCTTTAAATGTTTTCCCTGTACCAGATGGTGATACGGGAACAAATATGGATTTATCGATGACTAGTGGAGCAAAAGCTGTTAGAGAGGCAACAACGGAACATGTTGGAGAATTAGCCGCAATCTTATCTAAAGGCCTTTTAATGGGTGCTCGTGGAAATTCTGGCGTTATCTTGTCACAATTATTTAGAGGATTCTCAAAAAAAATTGAAGATAAAGAAGAATTAAACGCACAAGACTTAGCAGATGCGTTTAAAAATGGTGTAGAAGTTGCGTATAAAGCAGTGATGAAACCTGTTGAAGGAACAATTTTAACTGTCTCTAGAGGTGCTGCGATTGCCGCTGAGAAAAAAGCAAAAGAGAGTGATGATGCATTAGAAGTCATGGAAGCTGCTCTTAAAGGTGCTAAAAAAGCGTTAGCTAAAACACCTGATATGTTGCCTGTCTTAAAAGAAGTTGGCGTTGTCGATAGTGGTGGACAAGGACTTGTTTTTATCTATGAAGGTTTCGTTGAGTCTTTATCTGGCAAAGTAGTTGAAAGTGAAATTTATCAACCATCACCAGCTCAAATGGAAGAGATGGTTAATGCTGAACATCATCGCAGTGTTCAAAGCCATATGTCAACTGAAGACATTAAATTTGGTTACTGTACAGAAATCATGGTAAAAATTGGTGAAGGACCAACAGTTGATAGTACGTTTGATTATGACACATTTAGAAATTACTTAAATGAAATTGGTGATTCATTATTAGTTGTAGCCGATGATGAAATCATCAAAGTTCATGTTCATACAGAGCAACCTGGTGAAGTCATGAATTATGGTCAAAAATTTGGTTCATTAATCAAAATCAAAGTGGATAATATGCGCTTGCAACATGAATCATTACTTGATACTCCAAGTGTACCAGCTGTAGAAGAACCAAAAGAAAAAGTACCTTATGGTATTATTTCAATTGCTGCTGGTAAAGGGGTTCAAGACTTGTTTAGTAGCATGGGTGTTAATCACGTGATTAGTGGTGGACAAACAATGAATCCAAGCACAGAGGATATTATGTTAGCCATCCAATCAGTGAACGCTGAAAACGTGATTATCTTACCTAATAATAAAAATATCTTCATGGCAGCTGATCAAGCCGCTGAAGTGAGTGATGTGCCAACGATCGTGATTCCATCAAAAACAATTTCTCAAGGAATGACGGCACTATTAGGATTTAATGATCAAGTATCACTTGAAGAAAATCAAAAAAACATGTTAGAAATGCTTGATGGTGTAACAAGCGGTCAAGTCACAACGGCTGTTCGTGACACAAGCATTGATGGCGTTGAAATTAAAAAAGACGATAACTTGGGCATGGTTGAAGGGAAAATTGTGGTATCAATGCCAAGTCGTTTTGATGCAAGTTTAGAAACATTAAAACAAATGATTGATGATGACACTGAAATTGTGACAATCTTAATTGGTGAAGATGGAACAAGTGAAGAAGCATCATTATTAGAAGAAGCGTTGCTTGAAATGGATAGTGATTTAGAAGTTGAGATTCATCAAGGAGATCAACCAGTTTATCCATATTTATTTGCAGCTGAATAAGATAAAAAAGTCAAACATTGGTTTGACTTTTTTTACAGTTAAAAAGGAGGAGTCAAAGTGAAACAGTTAAGTGATAGTGTCGCGACACTTAGTGGTGTTGGCCCAAAGCGTGTGGAGACACTCAAAACATTACACATAGAAACGATTAATGATTTACTGACACATTATCCGTTTCGCTATGACGATATCCAAGAAAAAAAGTTAGAAGAAATTAGTGATCAAGAAAAAGTAGTCTTAAAAGGTATTGCCATTTCTGATGGGGTAGTCAATTACTATGGGCATAAAAAAAGCCGTTTAGTTTTTCGAATGATGGTGGAGCAGGCTGTTATAACTGTGACGTTTTTCAATCAACCCTTTTTAAAAAATAAAATTCGTTCGTCAGAGGAAATTGCAGTTTTTGGTAAATGGGACGCAAAGAGAAAGTCGTTAACAGGCCTAAAAATAATGGCGACACAGCAGCAAGAAGAAGAGTTTACTCCCATCTATAGTGTGAATAAACATATCAAACAACAAACACTGGTTCAACTGATTAAACAGGGGTTTGAAGGGTACGGTGAGTTGGTTGAAGAAAACTTACCGGATTATTTATTGGACAAATATAAGCTGATGCCTAAACAACAAGCTGTTAGAGCCATGCATTTTCCAGAATCAATTGAAGAAAATCGTTTAGCAAAAAGGCGACTAGCTTTTGAAGAATTTTTCTTATTCCAATTAAAGATGATTCAACTAAAAGAAGAAGAAACAGCCAAAGAACATGGTAATCCTATTTTATATGATGTGGATGAATTGAAACAGTTTATTAAGACGTTACCGTTTGAATTAACGAATGCTCAAAAACGAGTTGTCAACGAAATTTGTGCTGACATGAGAAGTCCCTATCACATGCATCGCTTACTGCAAGGAGATGTAGGGAGTGGAAAAACAATGGTAGCAGCACTTGCTTTGTTTGCCGCTTACACGGCATCCTATCAAGGAGCATTAATGGTGCCAACAGAAATTTTAGCAGAACAACATATGGAAAGTCTAAGTGAATTGTTTGAAAATACACCAGTTAGAGTAGCGTTATTAACTGGTTCGACAAAAGCGAAAGCACGTCGTCAAATATTAGCTGAACTAGCAGAAGGTGAAATTGATATTTTAGTTGGGACACATGCCTTAATCCAAGAAGAAGTACAATTTTCTAATTTGGGTATTGTCATCACAGATGAGCAACATCGTTTTGGTGTGAATCAGCGAAAAATATTACGAGAAAAAGGCAATCATCCAGATGTGTTGTTTATGACAGCGACACCAATTCCTAGAACGTTGGCCATCACAACTTATGGCGAAATGGATGTTTCGATTATTGATGAGTTACCAGCCGGACGAAAACCCATCGAAACACGTTGGGCATTGCCAAAACAATTGGATAGTATTTTAGAAACTATGCGTGAGTTAGTAAGACAAGGGCAACAAGCGTATGTGATTTGTCCGTTGATTGAAGAGTCAGAGATGTTAGATGTGAAAAATGCAACGGAAATTTACGAGCACTTATCTACCTTTTTCTCTCCGACGTATCATGTTGATTTATTACATGGCAAGATGAAGGCTGATGAAAAAGACGCCATCATGCAAAAGTTCAAAGACAACGACACACAAGTATTGGTTTCAACAACTGTTATTGAGGTTGGAGTAAATGTCCCGAATGCTACCATGATGGTTATTATTGATGCAGACCGTTTTGGTTTAGCCCAGCTTCATCAGTTACGTGGACGTGTTGGACGTGGGAAAAAAGTGTCTTATTGTGTGTTGATAGCTAATCCAAAGAGTGAGCAAGGTAAAGAGCGAATGAAAATCATGACTGAAACGACAGATGGTTTTGTATTGAGTCAAAAAGATTTGGAAATGCGAGGTCCTGGAGACTTTTTCGGCGCCAAACAATCTGGTTTGCCTGAATTTAAAGTTGGGGATATGGTAGCTGATTTTATTATGTTAGAAACAGCAAGAGAAGAAGCCATCAGTCTTTGGAAAACGCCTGATTGGGTACAGGATAAATCGTTTGCACCATTAGCTAAGAGTATCAAGAGCACAACATATCAATTAAATCATTTAGATTAACATGCTATAATAAACCTAAATTGTAAAAAAGTGAGGAATCTTATCATGAAAATAGCCGTAGATGCTATGGGCGGAGACAACGCACCAAAAGCCATTGTTGAAGGTGTGATGTTAGCCAAAAAAGATTTTCCAGATATTGAATTTTTATTATTTGGAAAAGAATCAGCGATTAAAGAATATGTGACAGACGATAAAAATATTACGATTATTCACACAGATGAAAAAATTGAAAGCGATGATGAGCCAGTTAAAGCGATTCGACGAAAAAAACAATCCTCAATGGTCTTAGCTGCCCAAGCTGTTAAAGAAAAACAAGCAGACGCGTTGTTTTCTGCAGGTAATACGGGGGCTCTTTTAGCAGCTGGGCTGTTTGTTGTTGGACGTATCAAACAAGTTGAACGTCCAGGACTGATGACAACGATGCCAGTTTTTACAGGTGGAAAAGGGGCTGGATTTGATTTTATTGATATGGGAGCAAACGCTGATAATAAACCGGAACATTTATTAACATATGGTATCTTAGCTTCTTATTATGCTAGTCAAGTTCGTGGCGTGAAAAATCCTCGTGTCGGTCTTTTAAACAATGGGACGGAAGATACTAAAGGAAGCGAGCTAACGAAAAAAGCATTTGAATTATTAAAAGAAGAACCAAGTTTAAATTTTGTTGGAAATGTTGAAGCAAGAGATTTATTTAATGGTGTCGCAGATGTGGTTGTGACAGATGGGTTTACTGGAAATGCCGTGTTAAAATCCATTGAAGGAACAGCTCAAGCCATTATGAGTAATTTAAAATCATCAATTTTAGATAGTGGATTAAAAGGCAAAATGGGTGCATTGCTATTAAAAGATAGCTTAAAAGAATTAAAACAAAAAATGGACTACTCAAATCATGGCGGAGCTGTCTTGTTTGGTGTCAAAGCACCTGTTGTTAAAACACATGGCTCAACAGGGCCAGATGCGGTGAGACACACAATTAGACAAATCCATACGATGCTTGAAAAAGATGTAGTAAATAATTTAGTTGCTTATTTTGATGAGCATCAAGCATAGACAAAAAAAGCATTTACAAGTAAAATACTAAGTAGAGTGAGTGGCTTAATAAAAGGAGGAACTTACATGTCTAGAGATGAAGTATTTGGTAAAATCCAATCAATTATCGTTGAACACTTTGAAGTAGATGAAGATAAAGTGAATGAAACAACAAATATCAAAGAAGATTTAGATGCAGATTCAATTAGCATTATGGAATTTGTTTTAGAATTAGAAGATGTCTTTGATGCAGAAATTTCTGATGAAGATGCAGAAAAAATTGAAACAGTTGGCGCAGCAGTTGATTATATCGTTGCAAACCAATAATAGGGGCTCTTTGTCAACTAGTGTTGGTAAGAGTTCAAACGTTAGAATTTAGGATCTAGAAAGCTTTATAGTTTTCTAGATCTTTTTTTATATGTTTTGAAAACCACCTGCTATGCGGGTGGTTCTAGAGAGCTTTTAGCATGGTATTCAAAAATCCTCCTAAAATGATAAGATAGATTAGGTTTTCCGCCCACAACTTATCAATCATATAGTAGGTGACTTATGAAAAAGGGTAATCAAAGTTTATTACTCACAACATGGAAATGTCAGTATCATATCGTTCTCGCACCTAAATACAGATGACAAATTACATAACTCAAAAATACTTCCAATGGCGTTTTATAGTTTAATGATTTGTTAGGAATATTATTTCTTTTAGATGCGATAGATTGGATAAAAGATTCTTCAACTTTGTTGCAATCCATTTGTTTAGGTAAGCCATCTTTACGTAATAAACTACTAGAGTGTTCATTTAAAACTCGTTGTGAGGGTGTTCCTGGATCGGCAAAATAACTATCAATATCATTTAGATTGCTGATTGATTTCCAATTAGAAAATTCTTTACCACAATCAAATGTGATTGATTTAAATAGATAGCATGGAAACTTTTTAAACCAATTATTTAAACTATTTTCGATATCTATTGCTCGTCTGCCTATTGGTTTTAACGTAATATTCACTTTCGATAGTCTTTCAACGAGTGTGATAACAGCAATTTTATGATCTTTTCCAACAATTGTGTCACCTTCAAGGTGACACAATTCATTATTAAAGAGTTGATAATCCTTATGACGTTGATGGATGGTTCTTTTAAAGGCTTGTTTGTCTCTTTTTTCTTTATAACCATTTGCTTTCCTTTTACCTTTCATAGGTAATACAGTCAAATCAAACAGTCCTTGCTTAAATAATCTATAAAGAGC contains:
- the acpP gene encoding acyl carrier protein, with translation MSRDEVFGKIQSIIVEHFEVDEDKVNETTNIKEDLDADSISIMEFVLELEDVFDAEISDEDAEKIETVGAAVDYIVANQ
- the recG gene encoding ATP-dependent DNA helicase RecG, with the protein product MKQLSDSVATLSGVGPKRVETLKTLHIETINDLLTHYPFRYDDIQEKKLEEISDQEKVVLKGIAISDGVVNYYGHKKSRLVFRMMVEQAVITVTFFNQPFLKNKIRSSEEIAVFGKWDAKRKSLTGLKIMATQQQEEEFTPIYSVNKHIKQQTLVQLIKQGFEGYGELVEENLPDYLLDKYKLMPKQQAVRAMHFPESIEENRLAKRRLAFEEFFLFQLKMIQLKEEETAKEHGNPILYDVDELKQFIKTLPFELTNAQKRVVNEICADMRSPYHMHRLLQGDVGSGKTMVAALALFAAYTASYQGALMVPTEILAEQHMESLSELFENTPVRVALLTGSTKAKARRQILAELAEGEIDILVGTHALIQEEVQFSNLGIVITDEQHRFGVNQRKILREKGNHPDVLFMTATPIPRTLAITTYGEMDVSIIDELPAGRKPIETRWALPKQLDSILETMRELVRQGQQAYVICPLIEESEMLDVKNATEIYEHLSTFFSPTYHVDLLHGKMKADEKDAIMQKFKDNDTQVLVSTTVIEVGVNVPNATMMVIIDADRFGLAQLHQLRGRVGRGKKVSYCVLIANPKSEQGKERMKIMTETTDGFVLSQKDLEMRGPGDFFGAKQSGLPEFKVGDMVADFIMLETAREEAISLWKTPDWVQDKSFAPLAKSIKSTTYQLNHLD
- the plsX gene encoding phosphate acyltransferase PlsX; translation: MKIAVDAMGGDNAPKAIVEGVMLAKKDFPDIEFLLFGKESAIKEYVTDDKNITIIHTDEKIESDDEPVKAIRRKKQSSMVLAAQAVKEKQADALFSAGNTGALLAAGLFVVGRIKQVERPGLMTTMPVFTGGKGAGFDFIDMGANADNKPEHLLTYGILASYYASQVRGVKNPRVGLLNNGTEDTKGSELTKKAFELLKEEPSLNFVGNVEARDLFNGVADVVVTDGFTGNAVLKSIEGTAQAIMSNLKSSILDSGLKGKMGALLLKDSLKELKQKMDYSNHGGAVLFGVKAPVVKTHGSTGPDAVRHTIRQIHTMLEKDVVNNLVAYFDEHQA
- a CDS encoding DAK2 domain-containing protein; the protein is MELKAINGGQFQAMVQVGANRLNQNAEFVNSLNVFPVPDGDTGTNMDLSMTSGAKAVREATTEHVGELAAILSKGLLMGARGNSGVILSQLFRGFSKKIEDKEELNAQDLADAFKNGVEVAYKAVMKPVEGTILTVSRGAAIAAEKKAKESDDALEVMEAALKGAKKALAKTPDMLPVLKEVGVVDSGGQGLVFIYEGFVESLSGKVVESEIYQPSPAQMEEMVNAEHHRSVQSHMSTEDIKFGYCTEIMVKIGEGPTVDSTFDYDTFRNYLNEIGDSLLVVADDEIIKVHVHTEQPGEVMNYGQKFGSLIKIKVDNMRLQHESLLDTPSVPAVEEPKEKVPYGIISIAAGKGVQDLFSSMGVNHVISGGQTMNPSTEDIMLAIQSVNAENVIILPNNKNIFMAADQAAEVSDVPTIVIPSKTISQGMTALLGFNDQVSLEENQKNMLEMLDGVTSGQVTTAVRDTSIDGVEIKKDDNLGMVEGKIVVSMPSRFDASLETLKQMIDDDTEIVTILIGEDGTSEEASLLEEALLEMDSDLEVEIHQGDQPVYPYLFAAE
- a CDS encoding IS30 family transposase, whose amino-acid sequence is MTYIHLTTDELVLIESYYYQNKKGTYIAKQLKRAKQTIYTVYKAFDEGLAALNYYKRYKNNKKNCGRCPISLSDNETEYIKKKVVQGWTIDIIIGHAKFTISCSLSALYRLFKQGLFDLTVLPMKGKRKANGYKEKRDKQAFKRTIHQRHKDYQLFNNELCHLEGDTIVGKDHKIAVITLVERLSKVNITLKPIGRRAIDIENSLNNWFKKFPCYLFKSITFDCGKEFSNWKSISNLNDIDSYFADPGTPSQRVLNEHSSSLLRKDGLPKQMDCNKVEESFIQSIASKRNNIPNKSLNYKTPLEVFLSYVICHLYLGARTI